One stretch of Marinitoga hydrogenitolerans DSM 16785 DNA includes these proteins:
- a CDS encoding 3-oxoacyl-ACP synthase, which yields MNVGILSIGIYLPESFITAEEISEKTKIPVDVIKEKFGVIKKPIPGPKDTTSYMGIKAAQQAIERAGIKSEDIDLVIWNGGQHKDYPCWLAGLKIADVLGAKNAWSFDMEAMCGSMMSAMEVARSMMLANEDLKIVLLVSGYRNGDLINYNVKETSFMFDIGAGGAAMILKKDYNENVILGTAFKGDGSFSEDCVVEVGGTKNWPMKKEDVEKFHFVVKDAESFKEKLKKKTMPNFYYVIDKALEKSNLERKDIDYLAILHFKRSAHLSVLDELGLKKSQSTYLEEYGHIGQNDQVLSIELGLKSGKIKSGDKVVLVGAGLGFVWASAVVHWGKYEG from the coding sequence ATGAATGTTGGAATATTAAGTATAGGGATATACCTTCCAGAAAGTTTTATTACAGCAGAAGAAATTTCTGAAAAAACAAAAATACCAGTTGATGTAATAAAAGAGAAATTTGGAGTTATAAAAAAACCAATTCCTGGTCCGAAAGATACAACGAGTTATATGGGGATTAAAGCAGCACAACAAGCTATAGAAAGAGCAGGAATAAAATCAGAAGATATAGATTTAGTTATATGGAATGGTGGTCAACATAAAGATTATCCATGTTGGTTAGCTGGGCTGAAGATTGCGGATGTATTAGGAGCTAAAAATGCATGGTCATTTGATATGGAAGCTATGTGTGGCTCAATGATGAGCGCTATGGAAGTTGCAAGATCAATGATGTTAGCAAATGAAGATTTAAAAATTGTATTATTAGTTAGTGGCTACAGAAATGGTGATTTAATTAATTATAATGTAAAAGAAACATCTTTTATGTTTGACATAGGTGCAGGTGGAGCCGCCATGATTTTAAAAAAGGATTATAATGAAAATGTTATTTTAGGTACAGCCTTTAAAGGTGATGGTTCTTTTTCCGAGGATTGTGTTGTAGAGGTTGGCGGAACAAAAAATTGGCCTATGAAAAAAGAAGATGTAGAAAAATTTCATTTTGTTGTTAAGGATGCGGAAAGCTTTAAAGAAAAATTAAAGAAAAAAACAATGCCGAATTTCTATTATGTAATAGATAAAGCTTTGGAAAAGTCAAACCTTGAAAGAAAAGATATTGATTATTTAGCTATTTTACATTTTAAAAGATCTGCACATTTATCTGTTCTTGATGAATTAGGATTAAAAAAATCTCAAAGTACATATTTGGAAGAATATGGACATATTGGGCAAAATGATCAGGTGCTGTCTATAGAATTAGGTTTAAAAAGTGGAAAAATAAAATCTGGAGATAAAGTAGTTCTTGTAGGAGCAGGATTGGGTTTTGTATGGGCTTCTGCGGTAGTACATTGGGGCAAATATGAGGGGTGA